A stretch of the Osmerus eperlanus chromosome 10, fOsmEpe2.1, whole genome shotgun sequence genome encodes the following:
- the LOC134027897 gene encoding cytochrome b-c1 complex subunit Rieske, mitochondrial — protein sequence MMSIAARSGSFSPYLQATNYAVAGLLKPLITGVVVKGETVLVDVKKPFLCRESLNGQSPKTGPAVSVSINAPAGIRYAHTDIKIPDFSDYRRPDVQDPKTSSQESSEARRAFSYMVTGAFSIVGVYAAKTVVTQFISSMSASADVLALSKIEVKLGDIPEGKNVTFKWRGKPLFVRHRTEKEIAAEAAVDMSELRDPQHDTERVTKPEWVIVIGVCTHLGCVPIANSGDYGGYYCPCHGSHYDASGRIRKGPAPLNLEVPYYEFLDEETVMVG from the exons ATGATGTCCATTGCTGCTCGATCGGGGTCATTTTCCCCATACTTGCAGGCAACGAATTATGCTGTTGCTGGGCTTCTCAAACCCTTAATAACCGGAGTCGTTGTTAAAGGAGAGACAGTGCTGGTAGATGTGAAGAAACCATTCCTATGCCGCGAATCTTTAAACGGACAGAGCCCGAAAACTGGGCCCGCAGTCTCTGTTAGCATCAATG CCCCAGCTGGAATCCGGTATGCCCACACAGACATCAAAATACCAGACTTCTCCGACTACAGACGGCCTGATGTTCAGGACCCCAAGACGTCTTCCCAGGAAAGCAGTGAGGCCAGGAGAGCCTTCTCCTACATGGTAACCGGGGCCTTCTCCATAGTTGGGGTCTACGCAGCCAAGACGGTAGTCACCCAATTTATCTCCTCCATGAGTGCTTCAGCTGACGTCCTGGCTCTGTCCAAGATCGAGGTCAAGCTGGGAGACATTCCAGAGGGCAAGAACGTGACCTTCAAGTGGAGAGGCAAGCCTCTGTTCGTCCGTCATCGAACAGAGAAGGAGATTGCTGCGGAAGCCGCGGTCGACATGAGTGAGCTGCGTGACCCCCAACACGATACGGAACGTGTGACAAAACCCGAATGGGTCATTGTCATCGGTGTGTGTACCCACCTGGGGTGCGTCCCCATTGCCAACTCAGGGGACTACGGGGGGTACTACTGCCCCTGCCATGGCTCCCATTATGACGCCTCTGGCCGTATCAGGAAAGGCCCCGCACCCCTCAACCTCGAGGTTCCGTATTATGAGTTCCTTGATGAAGAAACGGTGATGGTAGGATAG